One window from the genome of Hydractinia symbiolongicarpus strain clone_291-10 chromosome 1, HSymV2.1, whole genome shotgun sequence encodes:
- the LOC130649782 gene encoding uncharacterized protein LOC130649782, whose protein sequence is MMRAARVFKCGRTSLQRSKETRNSYKTTKLKHELKKLERNDVIFVLDEQKGNAARKVLELHGRQYLQIRVNRADKTSGNQITLKICFNVHEDIYKYQKLLLGAIHFCDEAILFHSLEKHFKSIQTILSDAMFSNKPIRYEPLGRHFEMSKEMTVHHVENVTESLKQQLEKEGGYVIDLLRFSNCQLMETHMHAMEHLLMHVARLDLTGNDAMSPKALQVLSHDLLKAKTGLKSLNLSSCNLTDAHFVPMQPSLHVVEAVDLSYNEDLSPLAMKMITGSTQFADANMMTHNLSCLILNGCNLSDEHIKQLYRCVSRLHTLDLSGNTKLTCVAMKVLADAITESKVNKLKVLKLENCGILQPHIENLMHCIYLLQHLDLSWNVFSSSCVQLIAASILVDKDRKIESLNLTGCELADDHLSHVVDCMTALQTLHIGYNRDVSSHSVQLISEKMASIQKNSLKTLTLAGVKIKEDDISKLFNCAKQGLQNMDLTHCQLNNTHIANMAENISCFTQLYLCNNPDLTDVSAKVISDAITNNIENGSHLKVLSFKKCQLKDGFIECLAPCLKHLEVLDISYNPTLTPSAMKIISESLSPPSHLAELNISASGFKDSHFVNLNGCYVRLEKLDISANNLTYITLLAIKNDIAQCSPPQLKLKELKMYQAFCLRDYHYRKFENELKPYHVKVESI, encoded by the exons atgatGAGAGCAGCCCGTGTGTTTAAGTGTGGCCGCACTTCTCTGCAGAGATCGAAAGAAACACGCAATTCATACAAGACAACTAAATTGAAACATGAGCTTAAGAAACTGGAAAGAAACGATGTTATATTTGTCTTAGATGAGCAGAAAG GTAACGCCGCTCGAAAAGTGTTGGAACTTCATGGACGGCAATATCTGCAGATCAGAGTAAACCGTGCTGACAAAACCAGTGGTAACCAGATAACATTAAAAATCTGCTTCAACGTACACGAAGATATCTACAAATATCAGAAGTTGCTGCTCGGCGCGATACACTTTTGTGACGAGGCCATTCTTTTCCATTCccttgaaaaacattttaaatcaaTTCAAACAATTCTATCTGACGCCATGTTTTCCAACAAACCAATAAGATATGAGCCTCTTGGTCGCCATTTTGAAATGAGCAAAGAGATGACAGTACACCATGTTGAAAACGTCACGGAGTCTTTGAAACAACAGCTCGAGAAAGAAGGAGGTTACGTCATTGACTTGCTTCGATTTAGCAACTGTCAGTTGATGGAGACACATATGCACGCCATGGAACATTTATTGATGCATGTCGCAAGATTGGATTTAACTGGCAACGATGCAATGTCGCCAAAAGCTCTTCAAGTTCTTTCACATGACCTCTTAAAAGCAAAGACGGGGCTCAAGTCGTTAAATTTGAGCTCTTGTAATTTAACGGATGCTCATTTTGTACCGATGCAGCCATCTTTACACGTTGTAGAAGCCGTAGATCTCAGCTACAATGAGGATTTGTCGCCACTAGCCATGAAAATGATCACGGGCTCCACGCAATTCGCTGATGCTAACATGATGACACATAATTTATCATGTTTAATTTTAAACGGTTGCAACTTAAGTGATGAACACATCAAACAGTTGTATCGCTGCGTCAGTAGGTTGCATACATTAGATTTGTCTGGTAACACCAAACTAACATGTGTTGCCATGAAGGTGCTAGCAGATGCAATCACCGaatcaaaagtaaacaagcTAAAGGTTTTGAAATTAGAGAATTGTGGGATACTACAACCTCATATTGAAAATTTAATGCATTGCATTTATTTACTTCAACACCTTGATCTTAGCTGGAACGTGTTTTCTTCGTCATGCGTCCAGTTAATAGCTGCTTCAATACTAGTTGATAAAGATCGAAAAATAGAGAGTTTAAACTTGACTGGCTGTGAGCTAGCAGATGATCATTTGTCGCACGTCGTCGACTGCATGACGGCTTTGCAGACACTACATATCGGATACAACAGAGACGTCAGTTCACATTCTGTGCAattaatttctgaaaaaatggCCAGTATTCAAAAGAATTCATTAAAGACGTTAACATTAGCCGGTGTGAAGATTAAAGAAGATGATatatcaaaactttttaacTGTGCAAAACAAGGTTTACAGAACATGGACTTGACGCATTGCCAACTCAACAATACACAcattgcaaacatggcagagaATATCTCGTGTTTTACGCAACTGTACCTTTGTAACAATCCTGATCTAACAGACGTCTCTGCTAAAGTCATATCAGACGCTATAACAAACAACATTGAAAACGGAAGCCATTTAAAGGTGCTTAGTTTTAAGAAGTGCCAGCTTAAAGATGGATTTATTGAATGCTTGGCACCCTGTTTAAAGCATCTTGAAGTTCTGGACATCAGCTATAACCCAACGCTAACACCCTCTGCAATGAAGATCATCTCAGAAAGTCTTTCCCCTCCTTCACATCTTGCAGAGTTAAACATTTCAGCATCAGGCTTCAAAGACTCTCATTTTGTGAATTTAAACGGTTGTTATGTGCGACTTGAAAAGCTGGATATAAGTGCTAATAATTTGACTTACATCACTTTGCTAGCCATTAAAAACGATATAGCCCAGTGCTCTCCACCTCAGCTGAAACTGAAAGAACTGAAAATGTATCAAGCATTTTGCTTGCGTGATTATCATTATCGAAAATTTGAGAATGAACTGAAACCTTACCACGTTAAAGTAGAGAGTATATAA
- the LOC130649798 gene encoding papilin-like translates to MLDECFLPKQLMQCKKSNPWRYVYNLQLKKCDKLRKGICSGNANRFKTIKECQESCIVTEEDCRLKKDEGNGNCSESGDCKKMFYFYNYDQRFCEAFLYTGSGGNSNKFPTFEDCVHMCAPHITTDDPIRDYQLQSISEHTPDEKYNMTELKEEEITTTPATTPSKQDDHHSDHHSDHDDDHSDHDDHHIDHHDDKDDNVLTLTVDPEELALLKYIRKSLKIHRKKMREAYDEIDEKVMPKTSPTTTPITVTPTLPSDASPTDGMSDDIDDDMNDDSTDYSDAGTPFEDETK, encoded by the exons ATGTTGGATGAATGTTTTTTGCCCAAACAGCTGATGCAATGCAAAAAATCAAATCCCTGGAGATATGTGTATaatttgcaattaaaaaaatgcgACAAACTTCGTAAAGGAATATGCAGTGGAAACGCAAATAGATTTAAAACTATAAAAGAATGTCAAGAATCCTGTATCG TGACAGAGGAAGATTGTCGTTTGAAAAAAGATGAAGGAAATGGAAATTGTAGCGAGAGTGGAGATTGCAAAAAGATGTTTTATTTCTACAACTATGACCAAAGGTTCTGTGAAGCATTTTTATATACTGGTTCAGGTGGAAACTCAAATAAATTTCCCACTTTTGAGGATTGCGTGCACATGTGCGCACCAC ATATCACGACTGACGATCCAATTCGTGATTATCAATTACAATCAATATCTGAACACACACCGGATGAAAAATATAACATGACGGAACTTAAGGAAGAAGAAATTACAACGACGCCTGCTACTACTCCTTCAAAACAAGACGACCACCATTCGGACCACCATTCGGACCACGATGACGACCATTCAGATCACGACGACCACCATATAGATCATCATGACGACAAAGATGACAATGTTTTAACGTTAACTGTGGATCCTGAAGAATTAGCTCTGCTCAAGTATATTAGAAAATCACTTAAAATTCACCGCAAGAAAATGAGGGAGGCTTACGATGAGATTGATGAAAAAGTCATGCCGAAAACATCTCCAACGACAACTCCCATCACAGTCACCCCTACACTGCCCTCAGACGCTTCACCGACAGACGGGATGAGCGACGACATTGATGACGACATGAATGACGACTCAACAGATTACTCAGATGCTGGCACACCATTTGAAGATGAAACAAAATAA
- the LOC130642001 gene encoding uncharacterized protein LOC130642001, whose protein sequence is MKEANLLAPVLTIFIIAGILLYLVHREWNCCHKRPAKDNVVRDDTDISSVEIDVETENNVDDYSSKKVGFTNASYVTSDMDTGLRESFISVVVEDMGHYMLCESDDIVGNNAT, encoded by the exons ATGAAGGAAGCGAATTTACTTGCGCCAGTATTAACAATTTTCATCATTGCTGGGATATTACTGTATTTAGTCCACAGAGAATGGAATTGTTGCCACAAACGC CCGGCAAAAGATAATGTAGTTCGGGATGACACAGACATCTCATCAGTGGAGATTGACGTTGAAACGGAGAACAATGTGGATGACTATTCGAGCAAAAAAGTAGGATTTACGAACGCGTCGTACGTCACATCCGATATGGACACTGGTCTTCGTGAAAGTTTTATTAGTGTGGTTGTGGAAGATATGGGCCATTACATGTTGTGTGAGTCAGATGACATAGTTGGAAATAACGCGACGTAA
- the LOC130642091 gene encoding conodipine-P1-like yields MAVLLVFVILVARIHVQVTADDVDFKPCITQMTNGCSVPLNFPFPYKDVFLPACERHDICYQCGKQFNWTRGQCDNAFKANMLTMCKLKEESKYAVTYGGTFWEKLRSAFKVATAMARWILIKSGTLDHCINGSDVYYKGVKGFGHNNFGTGDPNLCNLKCSKLLGDPRNII; encoded by the exons ATGGCTGTATTATTAGTCTTTGTCATACTTGTAGCAAGAATACATGTCCAGGTGACGGCTGATGATGTCGACTTCAAGCCGTGCATTACTCAAATGACGAACGGATGTAGCGTACCTCTAAATTTTCCTTTTCCATACAAGGACGTGTTTTTACCCGCTTGTGAACGCCATGACATTTGTTATCAATGt GGCAAACAATTTAATTGGACGAGAGGCCAGTGCGACAATGCCTTCAAAGCTAACATGCTGACCATGTGTAAATTAAAAGAAGAATCGAAATACGCAGTAACCTATGGTGGAACGTTTTGGGAGAAGTTGCGGTCAGCGTTCAAAGTGGCGACAGCTATGGCAAGATGGATTCTCATCAAGTCAGGAACTCTGGATCATTGTATAAATGGAAGTGATGTATATTACAAAGGTGTGAAGGGGTTTGGACATAACAACTTCGGAACTGGGGATCCTAATTTGTGTAATTTAAAATGTTCGAAATTGTTAGGCGACCCAAGAAATATAATTTGA
- the LOC130649977 gene encoding conodipine-P1-like, with translation MAGMLCSAIMIYVLNLYRVEAVDFKPCITQLTNGCSIPLGFPFPYKDVFLPACERHDICYRCGKKFNWTRSQCDNAFKANMLTMCKLKEESKYAVTYGGTFWEKLRSAFKVATAMARWILIKSGTLDHCMNGSDVYYKGVKGFGHSSFGSIDPKCDLQCAKVLGDPANVL, from the exons ATGGCGGGTATGTTGTGCAGTGCCATTATGATATATGTACTGAACCTGTACAGGGTAGAAGCTGTCGACTTCAAACCATGTATCACTCAACTTACAAATGGCTGTAGTATTCCTCTGGGATTTCCCTTCCCTTATAAAGACGTGTTTCTCCCCGCTTGTGAGAGACACGATATTTGCTACCGATGT ggaaaaaagtttaattggaCGAGAAGCCAGTGCGACAACGCCTTTAAAGCTAACATGCTGACCATGTGTAAATTAAAAGAAGAATCGAAATACGCAGTAACTTATGGCGGAACGTTTTGGGAGAAGTTGCGGTCAGCGTTCAAAGTGGCGACAGCTATGGCAAGATGGATTCTCATTAAGTCAGGAACTCTGGATCATTGTATGAATGGAAGTGATGTATATTACAAAGGTGTGAAGGGGTTTGGACACAGCAGTTTTGGTTCAATTGACCCGAAGTGTGACTTACAATGTGCAAAGGTCTTAGGAGATCCTGCTAATGTATTGTAA